The following are from one region of the Cystobacter ferrugineus genome:
- a CDS encoding DUF4215 domain-containing protein produces the protein MLASGCSGGGECGDGTRQSAESCDDGNTTDGDGCSATCGAVEEGWACDTPGQACIRTTCGNGTRDNTETCDDGNTTAGDGCDTRCLVEEGWSCTAQGDRCFAATCGDRIIAGDEECEDGNALPGDGCGATCRLEPGYKCPAAGEPCVRTVCGDRVVEGTEQCDDGNNNLGDGCSPLCTTEPRCSGGTCASTCGDGVLLPNDPKEQCDDGNTRANDGCSPTCTLEPGFICQSVDSATPETVSIPIVYRDFRGNDSTNPKGHVDFENANGEERGICGPLYSPLSADGKPVYAKEGVTSTTTHGQAAFDQWYRDVEGVNLAVVGSLELLKDATNGSYVFDDQTFFPLDNLGWVAQGTEKTHKDNSGVDHNFSFTSEARYWFEYKGTEVLDFRGDDDVWVFINGRLALDLGGVHGAQPGTITLKDDAADLGLQLGGIYEAVVFQAERHTSASSYRLTLTNFVTRRTQCTPTCGNGTLDPGEECDEGTNNGSGQCTRACVFGPRCGDNVVQPEAGEQCDDGNTVNGDGCSALCKAEIK, from the coding sequence ATGCTGGCCTCCGGCTGTAGCGGAGGAGGCGAATGTGGAGACGGGACACGCCAGTCGGCGGAGTCCTGCGACGACGGCAACACGACGGACGGCGACGGCTGCTCCGCGACCTGCGGCGCGGTAGAGGAGGGCTGGGCGTGCGACACGCCGGGCCAGGCCTGTATCCGCACGACCTGTGGCAACGGAACCCGGGACAACACCGAGACCTGTGACGATGGCAACACCACCGCGGGTGACGGCTGTGACACCCGCTGCCTGGTGGAAGAGGGCTGGAGCTGCACCGCGCAGGGGGATCGCTGCTTCGCCGCGACCTGTGGTGATCGCATCATCGCCGGGGACGAGGAGTGCGAGGACGGCAACGCCCTCCCCGGCGATGGCTGCGGCGCGACCTGCCGGCTGGAGCCCGGCTACAAGTGCCCGGCGGCCGGAGAGCCCTGCGTCCGCACGGTCTGCGGGGATCGCGTCGTCGAGGGCACGGAGCAGTGCGACGACGGCAACAACAACCTGGGTGATGGCTGCTCGCCCCTGTGCACCACCGAGCCCCGGTGCTCCGGCGGCACCTGCGCGAGTACCTGCGGAGATGGCGTCCTGCTGCCCAACGATCCGAAGGAGCAGTGCGATGACGGCAACACGCGCGCCAACGATGGCTGCTCGCCCACGTGCACGCTCGAGCCGGGCTTCATCTGTCAGTCCGTCGATTCGGCCACGCCCGAGACGGTGTCCATTCCCATCGTCTACCGCGACTTCCGCGGCAATGACTCGACGAACCCGAAGGGCCACGTCGACTTCGAGAACGCCAATGGCGAGGAGCGCGGCATCTGTGGGCCGCTCTATTCGCCGCTGTCGGCGGATGGCAAGCCCGTGTACGCCAAGGAGGGCGTGACCAGCACCACCACCCACGGCCAGGCGGCGTTCGATCAATGGTACCGGGACGTCGAGGGCGTGAACCTGGCGGTGGTGGGCTCGCTGGAGCTGCTGAAGGACGCTACCAACGGCTCATACGTGTTCGACGACCAGACCTTCTTCCCGCTCGACAACCTGGGCTGGGTCGCCCAGGGCACGGAGAAGACACACAAGGACAACAGCGGAGTCGATCACAACTTCAGCTTCACCAGCGAGGCCCGCTACTGGTTCGAGTACAAGGGCACCGAGGTGCTCGACTTCCGGGGGGACGATGACGTCTGGGTGTTCATCAACGGCCGGCTGGCGTTGGATCTCGGCGGCGTCCACGGGGCACAGCCGGGCACCATCACCCTGAAGGACGACGCCGCCGACCTCGGCCTCCAGTTGGGCGGCATCTACGAGGCAGTGGTATTCCAGGCCGAGCGCCACACCTCGGCCTCCTCGTACAGGCTCACGCTCACCAACTTCGTCACCCGCCGCACCCAGTGCACGCCCACCTGCGGCAATGGGACGCTGGACCCGGGCGAGGAGTGTGACGAGGGGACGAACAACGGCTCCGGGCAGTGCACCCGCGCGTGCGTGTTCGGCCCCCGCTGCGGCGACAACGTCGTCCAGCCCGAGGCCGGCGAGCAGTGCGACGACGGCAACACCGTCAACGGCGACGGGTGCAGCGCCCTCTGCAAGGCGGAGATCAAGTAG
- a CDS encoding trifunctional serine/threonine-protein kinase/ATP-binding protein/sensor histidine kinase, with amino-acid sequence MLQLPGYALLGLLQSTSSNLLYRALREVDGQPVILKTPRSDFPGARERAHLQHEYTLLQRLRDTPGVIQVHAYELLQERPVLVLENVGGTSLSEHLEQPFPLARFLPIALDLCTTLAEVHRRGVIHKDIKPGNILLSSIGQPWLIDFGISTLQRTQHVEAGPATLVEGTPAYMSPEQTGRMNRALDYRTDLYSLGITFYQLLTGRLPFAGSDLLEWFHAHLAQAPLPPHQVVRGLPPALSALVMKLLSKRAEDRYQGAEGLRFDLECVLNGEQDFPLGQKDVPARFLLPQRLYGRHAEVATLREAFERVAQTGRPEWVLVRGYSGIGKSSVVKELHQPVLHCRGFFLRGKFDQNQRDEPYATVVQALRGLIQHLLASSDEEVASWRQRLLHALEGQAQVLLDLVPQLELILGKQPAVEELPADAAQHRVHRLFQRLLSVFATGKHPLVLFLDDLQWADAASLALLQYLMTHPDTPSLLWVGAYRDNEVTPTHPLMLTLATARKAGTRFEDIHLGALSLEQTRQLVADALPGAQEDMVHPLSALVWEKTAGNPFFLLQLLQTLHQEELVTRALEGGWRWDEAGVKACGYSDNVVDFMAGRLRQLPPDTQHLLQLAAGVGNAFPLSLLALLAERDVLEVERCLEPALMEGLVVQASPLELKFPHDRIQQAAHGLTPKDQRQRLHLRIGRLLLRGLSPEELEERLFDVVGQLNAGVDLLEDVEERTRLAHLNARAGFRARNSTAHQSAVSHLGLAFSLLPGDPWETHPELAFKLRLAHASSKLVLGRVTQALQLVDEASRHARTRLDIASAYLLKSRLLTVMGDAQAAMRNLLECLERFGIVLPPSPSAEELRAAGEELEGLLERHSVESLLDLPTVTDPDVTATQNALASLATLALFISPGLSTIAALRSVVLSIRHGNTEASANSYVLCAIWYCLIRQKYEKAHAFGKLAHELIERHPNSIYRGRVLAFYAPLASLREPFAETHKYSLAAFEHALRFGDSPAACVHGFAISRRILVEGRELSEAHQEIQAFVEFSRKSNYRIFELLTRYCERLVQQLRGLTPSFSSPDGEGFDEESAEAVIASGRSAQHYNMFLFIKLQSRFIRGDYEQARRARALATPEARRVPGDPAAFAYQLYGALTLAACYRNASPEEQREFLSDIETHHQRLAGWARSCPANYLAAERLVAAELARLSGNTEGALRAYEASLSAAREYRANHLVGLICELAARFCKDLGLPSLTAAYIRQAHEGYVQWGAHGKAHQLEEQWPQLLVTPSKQETTTTGTGVQRIDALAVIKAQQAISCEIVLERLVATLMRVALESAGAQRGAFLLLQDDALQLVALQPPSERQGEALHPHELPLSLLAYVRRTGEHVLLDDTTQPHPFSADVYFSSSSARSVLCLPVRRQDSLQGLLYLENSLSSETFSHGRLSLLEHLASQAAISIENARLYSDVRKAETALRHANEELEARVQQRTHELRQAQARLVETARRVGMAEVASSVLHDVGNALTSIVVDTALMRGAAATSRVNRFRQAAILLEDNRARLAEFLTQDARGRHMVDYLIRLSEELEQEHTSLSKNLEALDSNVARVRAIVESQQAHATSTLLLEECDLGELVDEALRLQQGALFQAGITVSREVQDLPPVKTDKHKVLTILLNLLSNARQAMEAHPQEEPRLTLRAALEDGWVCLQVVDTGVGIAPDIREHLFTQGFTTRAEGHGIGLHSSALAVRLLGGRLSLDSEGLGHGTTATLLIPIHAPLAAAQR; translated from the coding sequence ATGCTTCAGTTACCTGGCTACGCCCTCCTCGGGCTCCTGCAGTCCACCTCCTCCAACCTCCTGTACCGTGCACTGCGCGAGGTGGATGGCCAGCCCGTCATCCTGAAGACCCCCCGTTCCGACTTCCCGGGTGCCCGCGAGCGCGCCCACCTCCAGCACGAGTACACGCTGCTCCAGCGGCTGCGGGACACGCCCGGCGTCATCCAGGTGCACGCCTATGAGTTGCTCCAGGAGCGTCCCGTGCTCGTCCTGGAGAACGTGGGCGGCACCTCGCTCTCCGAGCACCTGGAGCAACCCTTCCCCCTCGCGCGCTTCCTCCCCATCGCCCTGGACCTGTGCACCACCCTGGCCGAGGTCCACCGCCGGGGCGTCATCCACAAGGACATCAAGCCCGGCAACATCCTCCTGTCCTCCATCGGGCAGCCCTGGCTCATCGACTTCGGCATCTCCACCCTCCAGCGAACGCAGCACGTGGAGGCGGGGCCCGCCACGCTCGTGGAGGGCACGCCGGCCTATATGTCTCCGGAGCAGACGGGGCGGATGAACCGGGCGCTGGACTACCGCACCGACCTCTACTCCCTGGGCATCACCTTCTATCAATTGCTCACGGGGCGTCTGCCTTTCGCGGGCAGTGATTTGCTGGAGTGGTTTCACGCCCACCTGGCCCAGGCCCCCCTCCCCCCGCACCAGGTGGTGCGCGGCCTGCCACCGGCCCTCTCCGCGCTGGTGATGAAGCTGTTGTCCAAACGGGCCGAGGATCGCTACCAGGGCGCGGAGGGACTGCGCTTCGACCTGGAGTGCGTCCTGAACGGAGAGCAGGACTTCCCCCTGGGGCAGAAGGACGTGCCCGCGCGCTTCCTGCTGCCGCAGCGGTTGTATGGCCGGCACGCCGAGGTGGCGACGCTGCGGGAGGCGTTCGAGCGCGTGGCCCAGACGGGCCGGCCCGAGTGGGTGCTGGTGCGCGGCTACTCGGGCATTGGCAAGTCCTCCGTCGTGAAGGAGTTGCATCAGCCCGTGTTGCACTGCCGGGGCTTCTTCCTCCGGGGCAAGTTCGACCAGAACCAGCGGGACGAGCCCTACGCCACCGTGGTGCAGGCGCTGCGGGGCCTCATCCAGCACCTGCTGGCCAGCAGCGACGAGGAGGTGGCCTCCTGGCGTCAACGCCTGCTGCACGCCCTGGAAGGACAGGCCCAGGTGCTGCTGGACCTGGTGCCCCAACTGGAGCTCATCCTGGGCAAACAGCCCGCCGTGGAGGAGCTGCCGGCGGACGCGGCCCAGCACCGCGTCCACCGCCTCTTCCAGCGCCTGCTGAGCGTCTTCGCCACGGGGAAGCACCCCCTCGTCCTCTTCCTGGACGACTTGCAGTGGGCGGACGCCGCCAGTCTCGCGTTGTTGCAATACCTGATGACCCACCCGGACACGCCCTCCCTGCTGTGGGTGGGGGCCTACCGGGACAACGAGGTGACCCCCACACATCCGCTCATGTTGACGCTCGCCACGGCACGCAAGGCGGGGACGCGGTTCGAGGACATCCACCTGGGGGCGTTGTCACTCGAGCAGACGCGGCAACTGGTGGCGGATGCCCTGCCCGGGGCACAGGAGGACATGGTGCATCCCCTGTCCGCCCTGGTGTGGGAGAAGACGGCGGGCAACCCCTTCTTCCTGTTGCAGCTCTTGCAGACCCTCCACCAGGAAGAGCTGGTGACGCGGGCCCTTGAGGGCGGCTGGCGCTGGGACGAAGCGGGCGTGAAGGCGTGTGGCTACTCGGACAACGTGGTGGACTTCATGGCGGGCCGGCTGCGCCAGTTGCCCCCGGACACGCAGCACCTGCTCCAGCTGGCCGCGGGCGTGGGCAATGCCTTTCCGCTCTCCCTCCTCGCCCTGCTGGCCGAGCGGGATGTCCTCGAGGTGGAACGATGCCTGGAGCCGGCGCTGATGGAGGGACTGGTGGTCCAGGCCAGTCCCCTGGAGCTGAAGTTCCCGCACGACCGCATCCAACAAGCCGCCCATGGCCTCACCCCCAAGGATCAACGCCAGCGCCTGCACCTGCGCATCGGCCGCCTGCTGCTGCGGGGCCTGAGCCCGGAGGAGCTCGAGGAGCGCCTCTTCGACGTGGTGGGACAGCTCAACGCGGGCGTGGACCTGCTGGAGGACGTCGAGGAGCGCACACGGCTGGCGCACCTCAATGCCCGGGCGGGCTTCCGGGCCAGGAACTCCACGGCCCATCAATCGGCCGTGAGCCACCTCGGCCTGGCCTTCTCCCTGCTGCCCGGCGATCCGTGGGAGACCCATCCGGAGCTGGCCTTCAAGCTGCGCCTGGCCCACGCCTCCAGCAAGCTGGTGCTGGGCCGTGTCACCCAGGCGCTCCAGTTGGTGGACGAGGCGTCACGCCACGCCCGCACGCGCCTCGACATCGCCTCCGCGTACCTTCTCAAGAGCCGCCTCCTGACGGTCATGGGCGATGCCCAGGCCGCGATGCGCAACCTCCTGGAGTGTCTGGAGAGGTTTGGAATCGTCCTGCCGCCCTCCCCTTCCGCCGAGGAACTGCGCGCCGCGGGTGAGGAACTGGAAGGATTGCTGGAGCGACACTCCGTCGAGAGCCTGCTCGATCTGCCCACCGTGACGGATCCCGACGTGACGGCGACCCAGAATGCCTTGGCGAGCCTGGCCACCCTGGCGTTGTTCATCAGTCCCGGCCTGTCCACCATCGCCGCCCTGCGCTCCGTGGTCTTGAGCATCCGCCATGGCAACACGGAAGCCTCGGCGAACAGCTATGTCCTGTGCGCGATCTGGTACTGCCTCATCCGCCAGAAGTACGAGAAGGCCCATGCCTTCGGCAAACTCGCCCACGAGCTGATCGAGCGCCATCCCAACTCCATCTACCGTGGCCGGGTCCTCGCCTTCTACGCCCCCCTCGCCAGCCTCCGCGAGCCATTCGCCGAGACCCACAAGTACAGCCTCGCCGCCTTCGAGCATGCGCTCCGGTTTGGAGACTCTCCGGCCGCCTGCGTTCACGGCTTCGCCATCAGCCGCCGCATCCTGGTCGAGGGCCGTGAGCTCTCCGAGGCGCACCAGGAGATCCAGGCGTTCGTCGAGTTCTCACGCAAGTCCAATTATCGAATCTTCGAGCTCCTGACGCGCTACTGCGAAAGGCTCGTGCAACAACTGCGAGGGCTCACGCCCTCCTTCTCTTCTCCGGATGGAGAGGGATTCGATGAAGAGAGCGCCGAGGCGGTCATCGCCAGTGGCCGCTCGGCGCAGCACTACAACATGTTTCTCTTCATCAAGCTGCAGTCCCGCTTCATCCGCGGCGACTACGAGCAGGCGCGCCGGGCACGCGCCCTCGCCACACCGGAGGCCCGCCGAGTCCCCGGCGACCCCGCGGCGTTCGCCTATCAGCTCTATGGGGCGCTCACCCTGGCCGCCTGCTACCGGAACGCGTCCCCCGAAGAGCAGCGGGAGTTCCTCTCCGACATCGAGACCCACCACCAACGGCTCGCGGGTTGGGCCAGGAGCTGCCCGGCGAACTACCTCGCCGCCGAGCGGCTGGTGGCCGCCGAGCTGGCCCGGCTCTCCGGCAACACCGAGGGCGCCCTGCGCGCCTACGAAGCGTCGCTGTCCGCCGCGCGCGAATACCGCGCCAACCACCTGGTGGGCCTCATCTGCGAGCTGGCCGCCCGCTTCTGCAAGGATCTGGGCCTGCCCTCGCTCACGGCCGCCTACATCCGGCAGGCCCATGAGGGCTACGTCCAGTGGGGCGCCCATGGAAAGGCCCACCAACTCGAGGAGCAGTGGCCCCAACTGCTCGTCACCCCCTCCAAACAGGAGACCACCACCACGGGCACGGGCGTGCAGCGCATCGACGCGCTCGCCGTCATCAAGGCCCAGCAGGCCATCTCCTGCGAAATCGTCCTCGAGCGGCTGGTGGCCACCCTCATGCGCGTTGCCCTGGAGAGCGCCGGAGCGCAACGCGGCGCCTTCCTCCTGCTCCAGGACGACGCGCTCCAACTGGTGGCGCTCCAGCCCCCGTCGGAGCGCCAGGGCGAGGCCCTCCACCCCCACGAGCTGCCCCTGTCCCTGCTGGCCTACGTGCGCCGCACCGGCGAGCACGTCCTGCTCGACGACACCACCCAGCCCCACCCCTTCTCCGCCGACGTCTACTTCTCCTCGTCCTCCGCCCGCTCCGTGCTGTGCCTGCCCGTGCGCCGCCAGGACTCCCTCCAGGGCCTGCTCTACCTGGAGAACTCCCTCTCCTCCGAGACCTTCTCCCACGGCCGGCTCTCGCTCCTGGAGCACCTCGCCTCGCAGGCGGCCATCTCCATCGAGAACGCCCGCCTCTACTCGGACGTGCGCAAGGCCGAGACCGCCCTGCGCCACGCCAACGAGGAGCTGGAGGCGCGTGTCCAGCAGCGCACCCACGAGCTGAGACAGGCCCAGGCCCGGCTGGTGGAAACGGCCCGCCGGGTGGGCATGGCGGAAGTCGCCTCCAGTGTCCTGCATGACGTGGGCAACGCCCTCACCAGCATCGTCGTGGACACCGCGCTCATGCGCGGCGCCGCGGCCACCTCCCGCGTGAACCGCTTCCGGCAGGCCGCCATCCTCCTGGAGGACAACCGCGCCCGGCTCGCGGAGTTCCTCACCCAGGACGCACGCGGCCGCCACATGGTGGACTACCTCATCCGCCTGTCCGAGGAGCTGGAGCAGGAACACACCTCCCTCTCCAAGAACCTGGAGGCACTGGACTCCAACGTGGCACGGGTGCGCGCCATCGTGGAGAGCCAGCAGGCACATGCCACCTCCACCCTGCTGCTGGAGGAGTGTGACCTGGGCGAGCTGGTGGACGAGGCCCTGCGCCTGCAACAGGGCGCCCTGTTCCAGGCGGGCATCACCGTCTCCCGGGAGGTGCAAGACCTTCCGCCCGTGAAGACAGACAAGCACAAGGTGCTCACCATCCTGCTCAACCTGTTGAGCAACGCGCGTCAGGCCATGGAGGCCCACCCCCAGGAAGAGCCCCGCCTCACCCTCCGCGCGGCGCTCGAGGACGGCTGGGTATGCCTGCAAGTGGTGGACACGGGGGTGGGCATCGCCCCGGACATCCGCGAGCACCTCTTCACCCAGGGCTTCACCACCCGCGCCGAGGGCCACGGCATCGGCCTGCACTCCAGCGCGCTCGCCGTGCGGCTCCTGGGCGGCCGCCTCTCGCTGGACAGCGAGGGGCTGGGCCACGGCACCACCGCGACCCTGCTCATTCCCATTCACGCCCCGCTCGCCGCGGCCCAACGCTGA
- a CDS encoding M28 family metallopeptidase codes for MTFPRVSRRTSCSSLLAALALLLGAREGRAEEPVTIDPARLSEIVKTLASDEFAGRAPGGPGEARTVEYLIRQFKEAGLEPAGEKGGWTQKVPLVRFQVQQDATVNLFAGGQGTPLHQGQEVVVNTLRPVSRVKIDKAPLVFVGYGVSAAERGWDDFKGVDLRGKIALFLINDPDFEAREGEPVRGRFGGQAATYYARWTYKYEEAARRGALGALIIHETPGAGYGWSTVQAGHGESYDIVRAQPAREKVLMQGWLHRDTATTLFTRAGLDLEQLKNQARTADFKPIALEGVHLSTDYRVTHTRADSRNVLGRLPGKQRPREAIMYGAHWDAYGIGPADASGDTVRHGAVDDAIGLAGMIEIARAFQREPRPARTLLFAAWTAEERGLLGSEYYAAHPLQSLATLAANLTMDVLQTAGPARDVVLVGHGQNELEDDLARAAAKQGRTITPDAKPERGLFYRADHFSLARRGVPVLLLMGLGGGHDLVEGGREAGDRWVADYTARCYHQPCDAWSANWDLRGAAQDVHLLYELGRELATSNRWPQWKPGSEFKSIRDRSASARK; via the coding sequence ATGACCTTCCCGAGAGTTTCGAGACGCACTTCATGTTCCTCCCTCCTCGCCGCGCTCGCCCTGCTGCTGGGCGCGAGGGAGGGCCGGGCGGAGGAGCCGGTGACGATCGATCCGGCGCGGCTGTCGGAGATCGTCAAGACACTCGCCTCGGACGAGTTCGCGGGCCGGGCTCCGGGAGGGCCGGGCGAGGCCAGGACCGTCGAGTACCTCATCCGCCAGTTCAAGGAGGCGGGCCTGGAGCCCGCTGGCGAGAAGGGCGGCTGGACGCAGAAGGTCCCCCTGGTCCGCTTCCAGGTGCAGCAGGACGCCACCGTGAACCTGTTCGCCGGGGGCCAGGGCACGCCGCTGCACCAGGGCCAGGAGGTGGTGGTCAACACGCTGCGCCCGGTGAGCCGCGTGAAGATCGACAAGGCCCCGCTGGTGTTCGTGGGCTACGGCGTCTCCGCGGCCGAGCGGGGCTGGGATGACTTCAAGGGCGTCGATCTGCGCGGGAAGATCGCCCTCTTCCTCATCAACGATCCCGACTTCGAGGCGCGCGAGGGAGAGCCCGTCCGCGGCAGGTTCGGCGGCCAGGCGGCCACGTACTACGCCCGCTGGACCTACAAGTACGAGGAGGCGGCCCGGCGGGGCGCGCTCGGAGCGTTGATCATCCACGAGACCCCGGGCGCGGGCTATGGCTGGTCCACGGTCCAGGCGGGCCACGGCGAGAGCTACGACATCGTCCGGGCCCAGCCCGCCCGGGAGAAGGTCCTGATGCAGGGGTGGCTCCACCGCGACACCGCCACCACACTGTTCACGCGCGCGGGGTTGGACCTGGAGCAACTCAAGAACCAGGCACGCACCGCGGACTTCAAGCCCATCGCGCTCGAGGGCGTCCACCTGAGCACCGACTATCGCGTGACCCACACGCGCGCCGACAGCCGCAACGTCCTCGGCAGACTGCCCGGCAAGCAGCGCCCCCGCGAGGCCATCATGTATGGCGCCCACTGGGACGCCTATGGCATCGGTCCGGCCGATGCCTCCGGCGACACCGTCCGCCATGGCGCCGTGGATGACGCCATCGGGCTGGCCGGCATGATCGAGATCGCGCGTGCGTTCCAGCGCGAACCGAGGCCCGCGCGCACCCTCCTCTTCGCGGCCTGGACCGCCGAGGAGCGGGGCCTGCTCGGCTCGGAGTACTACGCCGCGCATCCACTCCAGTCCCTCGCCACCCTGGCGGCGAACCTGACCATGGACGTGCTGCAGACCGCCGGGCCCGCGCGCGACGTCGTGCTCGTCGGCCATGGGCAGAACGAGCTCGAGGACGACCTCGCCCGGGCCGCCGCGAAACAGGGCCGCACCATCACCCCCGATGCGAAACCCGAGCGGGGCCTGTTCTACCGCGCGGACCATTTCTCGCTGGCCCGGCGCGGCGTGCCGGTGCTCCTGTTGATGGGGCTGGGCGGCGGCCACGATCTGGTGGAAGGAGGCCGGGAGGCCGGCGATCGTTGGGTCGCGGATTACACCGCGCGCTGCTACCACCAACCCTGCGATGCCTGGAGCGCCAACTGGGATCTGCGCGGCGCCGCCCAGGACGTGCACCTGCTGTATGAACTCGGCCGGGAGCTGGCCACGTCCAATCGCTGGCCCCAGTGGAAACCCGGCTCGGAGTTCAAGAGCATCCGTGACCGTTCGGCGTCCGCCCGCAAGTGA
- a CDS encoding cytochrome P450 family protein codes for MAPNHLDEQQQQTPTQAPREAPFGGPTVLDKESLEFMTRAHAVYADLRDKGPVVRVPSGRSLVDRAKAERASTEGSSSEQYFVTRYDEAVSILMEEKLSSDVLKAMPPEQRARMEAALPEELRPVVRSILVLDPPDHTRLRKLVQPNFTARAMEALRPRIQRIVEDLLDKAERESAARGEVAPGRRLDLVESFAYPLSITVISDMLGIPMEERETVYPWAERLLRAKGPEGMMDGETRAGLNAFANYLESLFERKRRAPTEDMISQMVQVQEDGDILGPQELLSMVFILFFAGHLTTVNLIGNGVVALLSHPEQHARFLADPATCVKGMVEETLRYWGPVDFIGGPRIALEDLDVGGTHVPRGAKVAVGLASANRDPRRFTNPDAFDISRPDAHRHLAFGKGIHVCIGAPLARLEAELAFETLFRRWPELRLAEPAGQLELSMGAALRGFKRIPVVF; via the coding sequence ATGGCGCCGAACCACCTGGACGAGCAGCAGCAACAGACCCCTACCCAGGCCCCGAGAGAGGCCCCCTTCGGGGGGCCCACCGTCCTGGACAAGGAGAGTCTGGAGTTCATGACCCGGGCCCATGCCGTCTACGCCGACCTGCGCGACAAGGGCCCCGTCGTGCGGGTTCCCTCCGGACGCAGCCTCGTGGACCGGGCGAAGGCCGAGCGCGCGTCCACGGAGGGGTCCTCCTCGGAGCAATACTTCGTGACCCGGTACGACGAGGCCGTGTCCATCCTCATGGAGGAGAAGCTCTCGTCCGATGTCCTCAAGGCCATGCCCCCCGAGCAGCGCGCGCGCATGGAGGCCGCCCTGCCCGAGGAGCTGCGCCCCGTCGTGCGCAGCATCCTGGTGCTCGATCCCCCGGACCACACGCGGCTGCGCAAGCTCGTGCAGCCCAACTTCACCGCGCGTGCCATGGAGGCGCTCAGGCCGCGCATCCAGCGCATCGTGGAGGACCTGCTCGACAAGGCCGAGCGCGAGTCGGCCGCTCGCGGGGAGGTGGCCCCCGGCCGGCGGTTGGATCTCGTCGAGTCCTTCGCCTACCCCCTGTCCATCACCGTCATCAGCGACATGCTCGGCATTCCCATGGAGGAGCGCGAGACCGTCTATCCCTGGGCGGAGCGGCTCCTGCGGGCCAAGGGGCCCGAGGGCATGATGGATGGAGAGACGCGCGCCGGCTTGAACGCCTTCGCCAACTACCTCGAGTCCCTGTTCGAGCGGAAGCGGCGAGCGCCCACCGAGGACATGATCAGCCAGATGGTCCAGGTCCAGGAGGACGGAGACATCCTCGGCCCCCAGGAACTGCTGTCGATGGTGTTCATCCTGTTCTTCGCCGGGCACCTGACGACCGTCAACCTGATCGGCAACGGCGTCGTCGCGCTCCTGAGCCACCCCGAGCAGCACGCCCGCTTCCTCGCGGACCCCGCCACCTGCGTCAAGGGCATGGTGGAGGAGACGCTGCGCTACTGGGGGCCGGTCGACTTCATCGGCGGCCCGCGCATCGCCCTGGAGGACCTCGACGTGGGGGGAACACACGTGCCCCGCGGAGCGAAGGTGGCGGTGGGACTCGCCTCGGCCAACCGGGACCCCCGGCGCTTCACCAACCCGGACGCGTTCGACATCTCCCGGCCCGATGCCCACCGGCACCTCGCCTTCGGCAAGGGCATCCACGTCTGCATCGGGGCCCCCCTGGCACGGCTCGAGGCCGAGTTGGCTTTCGAGACCCTGTTCCGCCGATGGCCAGAGCTGCGGCTGGCGGAGCCCGCCGGACAGCTCGAGCTCAGCATGGGGGCCGCGCTGCGCGGCTTCAAAAGGATTCCGGTCGTGTTTTAA